The sequence GAACCTCACCGCTGCTGCGGCGGGATATCCTTCAGCCGCGCCGTCAAAGCCGCGATCTCCTCCGGAGAGCGCTTCAGGCGCACGCGCTTTTCCGAAGGCGGCTGACGCGTGGCCGAGGCGCCCTCGCGCCACTCGTGCGCCGGCCGGATAGGGCGGGCCTGGAAGCCGCCGCCGCAGTTGGGGCAGACATTGGCCAGATGCGCCTCCACGCAATCGGCGCAGAAGGTGCATTCGTAGCTGCAGATCCGCGCCTCCAGGCTGGCCGGCGGCAGGTCCTTGTCGCACCATTCGCAATTGGGCCGCAGTTCCAGCGCCATGGTCGTCCTCCCTCGGCAGACCCGACCATGGCGGTCGGAGCCGACCGAAGCAAAGGACAATTCCGCCTCGATCGCCGCCATCAATATCGCGCCCGGACGGTCACGCCGAAGGTCCTGGGGTCGCCCGGCAGGGCCGTCAGCGCCCCGGTATTGCCGACACCCGCGCCGACGAAGCTGAAATAGTCGGCGTCGAACAGGTTCTTGGCCCAGATGTCGGCGTCCCAGCGCCCGTCCCGCGAACGCAGGCCCAGGCGGGCGTTGACCAGGGTCAGGGCCGGCAGCCTGCTATAGATGGAATCCGTCGCCGCCGAATAAAGCGAACTGCGGTAGCTGTAGTCGACGCCGGCATAGGCCTCCGCCTCGTGCGGCCCCAGCGCCAGGCCATGGCTGTATTCGCCGCCCGCTGACGCCGCCCAACGCGGGGTCCCGCCCAGGGGCCGGCCGCTGAGGTCGCAATGCGGCTGGTTCACATGCTCCAGGCCGCAGGGCGCGTCGGCATAGGAAATATAGGTCGCCTCGTCCCAGGTGGCCGAGGCGTAGAGCGACAGCCCGTCGATCGGCTGGGCCTGGGCGTCCAGCTCGAAACCCCGCGAACGCACCTTGGGAATGTTGGACAGATACTGCTTGGCCGTCGCCGGGTCGGTGATGTTGGCCTGATAGTCGCTGTCCTCCTGCCAGAACCCGTCGGCGTTCAGGGTCACATGGCCGTCCAGCAGGCGCGTCTTCAGGCCGACCTCGTAGCTGTCGATCGATTCCGGCGCCACCACAGGGCTCACGCCCGCAGGCAACTGGGTCAGGTTCAGCCCGCCCGACTTGAAACCCCGGGCATAGGTCGCATAGGCCAGCACGTCGCTGGTCACCTGATAGGCGATGTTGGCCTGGCCTGAGACGTCGCCCTTGCCATCGCGGATGCTGAAGGCCACCGACCGGCCCAGCGCCAAGCGATAGGGGGCGAAGGCCGCCAAAGCGCCGGTCAGCGGGACCCCGCCGGAAGCCAACTGGTGGAACCGACCGTTCTTGTCGTCATAGGTGTAGCGCAAGCCCCCGGTCAGGCTGAGGCGCGAGGTGAAATGCCAGGTCGCCTGGCCGAAGGCGGCATAGCTCGTCGTATCGAAACTGCCGGTCCCGGTCAGGGTATAGCCGCTGGCCACCGCCGAGGGGACCGCCGCGCCTAGGAAGAAGGCGCTGCCCGCGTCGCCGAACTGCTGCAGAATGCGCGCATCCACCTGTTCGCGGAAATAGTAGAGGCCGGCGACATAGTCGATCCGGTTGACCCCGGTCGAGGCGATCCTCAACTCCTGGCTCAGCTGGTTCTGGGCGTCGGCGTTCTGGCTGTAGGTCAGGACCGACAGGGGCGTGTAGTCGGAGTCGTTCGACGGCCACCAGTTCCAGAACCGCCAGGCGGTGATCGACGTGATCACCGCCTTGGGCAGGCTCCATTCCGTCTGAAGCGAGATCCCGCCGGTCTCTTGGCGCGCCTGGACCTTGGAATTGGTGTCCGCCTTGCGGGCGAAAGGGTCCAGCAGCGGCGTATAGCCCAGGCCCTCGACGATCCTGACGAAGTTCTTGCCGTTGGGCGGCAGGACCGCACCGGCCAGGACCAGGTCGCAGCAATTGGCGTCCTGTTTGGAATAGTCGGCGATCAGTTTGACCTTGAGGTCCGATGTCGGGACCCACAGCAATTGGCCGCGTGCGGTCAGGTTGAGATAGCCGTTGACCTTGTCGCCAGTGGCAAGGTTGGTCACTGTACCCTCGCGGGTGCTGCTGGCCAGCGACAGGCGGCCCGCCAGCTGGTCGTCGATCAAGGGGCCCGAGACCTGGGCCTTGGTCTGGAACAGGCCGTAGTCGCCGCCCGTCAGCTCCAGGCTGGCTTCCGGCTTGAAGCTCGGCGCGGCGCTGGTGATGCTGATGGCGCCGGCGGTGGTGTTCTTGCCGAACAGGGTGCCCTGCGGCCCGCGCAGCACCTCGATGCGATCGACGTCGGCCAGCTCGAAGGTCGCGGCCGCTGGGCGGTCATAATAGACCTGATCCACGTAGAAGCCGACGCCCGGCTCCAGCCCGTCGCTGGCCAGGCCGACATTGGCCCCCAGCCCCCGGATGTTGATGTTGGCGTTGCGGGCGTTGAAGAAGGTGAACTGGATGCTGGGCACGAACTGGGACACCTGGGCGATGCCCGTGGTGTCGGTCTTGGCCAGCAGGGCGCCGCCGAGCACAGTCAGGGCGATCGGCACTTTCTGAGAATCCTCTGAGCGATGACGGGCGGTGACCACGATCTGGCTGACCGCAGCGTCATCGAGGCCCGGAGAGGCGGCGGCCGCGGCGGCGCTGTCGGCCGCTCGAGCGGGGCTGGCCAGGACGGCCAGGGCGGTGGCGCCCATCAGGCCAGCCAGGAGCGATCGCGGGCTCGGGGCGCGGGCGGGGATGCGATAGGGCGGGTTCATGGCGGCCTCGGACTTTCATGAGAGGGATCGTCTTTTCGGCCCGGCCGATGCTGAGGGAGTCGGCGGGCGGCCCTAGCTGCTGATCGAGACCGCAGCGCGTTTCACGCCAGTTTTTCTATAATCACTATCAATTCAATATGAATTAAGCGGACGCCCGATCGATCCCCAACCCAGTGGGAGGCCCAACCGGAACGAGCAGCAGAAGTCGCCATGATATTGAATTATCCGTGATATTTCACTCGCCGCCCTACTTTTGGGACAGAGCAGCGCCCGTCGCTTGCACGCGACAAGATGCCGGGCGGGCGCCGCCGCGCCGATCAATTACATATAATTTTGATAGGAATAATAGTTTTTCTTCGTTGCCGGGAGACCGCCCCGTTTCGCAACCTCAAGGTCCTGACGACAGCGCCAACGAGGCCGGTTCATGCCCGCATCATCACCGCCTGCAGCCGACACGCCGCCGGCCTGGCGCCTGGTCGCCTTCTCCCTGATCACCTTG is a genomic window of Phenylobacterium montanum containing:
- a CDS encoding DUF1272 domain-containing protein; its protein translation is MALELRPNCEWCDKDLPPASLEARICSYECTFCADCVEAHLANVCPNCGGGFQARPIRPAHEWREGASATRQPPSEKRVRLKRSPEEIAALTARLKDIPPQQR
- a CDS encoding TonB-dependent receptor; this encodes MNPPYRIPARAPSPRSLLAGLMGATALAVLASPARAADSAAAAAASPGLDDAAVSQIVVTARHRSEDSQKVPIALTVLGGALLAKTDTTGIAQVSQFVPSIQFTFFNARNANINIRGLGANVGLASDGLEPGVGFYVDQVYYDRPAAATFELADVDRIEVLRGPQGTLFGKNTTAGAISITSAAPSFKPEASLELTGGDYGLFQTKAQVSGPLIDDQLAGRLSLASSTREGTVTNLATGDKVNGYLNLTARGQLLWVPTSDLKVKLIADYSKQDANCCDLVLAGAVLPPNGKNFVRIVEGLGYTPLLDPFARKADTNSKVQARQETGGISLQTEWSLPKAVITSITAWRFWNWWPSNDSDYTPLSVLTYSQNADAQNQLSQELRIASTGVNRIDYVAGLYYFREQVDARILQQFGDAGSAFFLGAAVPSAVASGYTLTGTGSFDTTSYAAFGQATWHFTSRLSLTGGLRYTYDDKNGRFHQLASGGVPLTGALAAFAPYRLALGRSVAFSIRDGKGDVSGQANIAYQVTSDVLAYATYARGFKSGGLNLTQLPAGVSPVVAPESIDSYEVGLKTRLLDGHVTLNADGFWQEDSDYQANITDPATAKQYLSNIPKVRSRGFELDAQAQPIDGLSLYASATWDEATYISYADAPCGLEHVNQPHCDLSGRPLGGTPRWAASAGGEYSHGLALGPHEAEAYAGVDYSYRSSLYSAATDSIYSRLPALTLVNARLGLRSRDGRWDADIWAKNLFDADYFSFVGAGVGNTGALTALPGDPRTFGVTVRARY